One genomic segment of Hevea brasiliensis isolate MT/VB/25A 57/8 chromosome 3, ASM3005281v1, whole genome shotgun sequence includes these proteins:
- the LOC110664882 gene encoding putative disease resistance protein RGA4 isoform X1 — translation MTHSFIDASNVIGREQARDDIIETLLQSVDGENVSIIPIVGIGGIGKTTLAKLVYNDQRIATHFELKLWVCVSDVFELDKVIIKILDSASTGQRYADMGIDQLQRTLREALNGKKYLLILDDVWSEDPRKWGELKTLIMGGADGSKIVVTTRSQRVAEIMGTVSALNLSLLSHQDCLSLFFKCAFEGQQEKQNPNLKRIGEEIVRKCKGVPLAVITLGSLLYSVTDEREWEFIRDNEIWKLEQKEDDILPALRLSYEHLPSYLKRCFAYCSIFPKDYVMDDIELVYLWMANGLVQSSNENQELEDIGLRYFKELCSRCFFQDFSEYAGNVKCKMHDLIHDLALSVTQNECSMVRTSTQQIPKSVRHISFPYPELLPNDLPESLQNLDRVRTICCESERKEGISSEAFIKTCFSRFQYLRFLNLSHSRFEVLPTSIGNLKHLKYLNLWRCHTIQRLPNSICKLQSLQVLLLYGCWSLEELPKDIKYMINLRWLWISMKQNYLPTGGIGCLKSLRFLFISWCDNLEYLFEDMQGLKKLRRLIISDCRRLISLPQSIKCLTALETLCIKGCENLDLIMEEGEENQYPTQFSLQKLELESLPKLVEFPQWLIRGSTNSLKVMKVERCKNLRKLPECLQNMASLQEVQIRDCPQLNNDPIRKAVADVAGPSTSMS, via the coding sequence ATGACCCACTCCTTTATAGATGCTTCTAATGTCATTGGGAGGGAACAAGCTAGAGATGACATCATTGAAACGTTGTTGCAATCTGTTGATGGTGAAAATGTCTCCATTATTCCAATTGTTGGAATAGGAGGTATTGGGAAGACTACACTTGCTAAATTGGTTTATAATGATCAAAGGATAGCTACTCATTTTGAGTTGAAGTTATGGGTTTGTGTTTCCGATGTTTTTGAATTAGATAAGGTGATTATTAAAATTCTTGACTCTGCATCTACTGGTCAACGATATGCGGATATGGGTATAGACCAATTACAAAGAACCTTGCGAGAGGCTTTGAATGGAAAGAAATATTTACTCATCCTAGATGATGTGTGGAGCGAGGACCCTAGAAAATGGGGTGAACTGAAAACATTGATAATGGGAGGTGCCGATGGAAGTAAAATTGTAGTTACCACTCGTAGCCAACGTGTTGCTGAAATTATGGGCACAGTCTCTGCTCTCAATTTGAGTCTTCTTTCACACCAGGATTGTTTGTCTTTGTTTTTTAAATGTGCATTTGAAggacaacaagaaaaacaaaatccAAACTTGAAAAGAATTGGGGAAGAAATTGTGAGAAAATGCAAAGGAGTTCCTTTGGCAGTGATAACATTAGGATCTCTGCTTTACTCTGTAACTGATGAGCGCGAATGGGAATTTATAAGAGATAATGAGATATGGAAATTAGAGCAAAAGGAAGATGACATTTTGCCTGCTTTAAGATTGAGCTATGAACACTTGCCATCTTACTTGAAAAGATGCTTTGCATATTGTTCAATTTTTCCCAAGGATTATGTAATGGATGATATTGAATTGGTTTATTTATGGATGGCAAATGGACTTGTTCAATCTTCCAATGAGAATCAAGAGTTAGAAGATATTGGCTTACGCTATTTTAAAGAGCTGTGTTCTAGATGTTTCTTCCAAGATTTTTCTGAATATGCTGGTAATGTTAAATGTAAAATGCATGATCTAATACATGATCTAGCATTATCAGTCACACAAAATGAATGCTCAATGGTAAGGACCAGCACTCAACAGATTCCCAAAAGTGTTCGACATATATCTTTTCCTTATCCTGAATTACTTCCAAATGATCTTCCTGAATCATTACAAAACCTGGATCGTGTGCGAACCATTTGCTGTgaaagtgaaagaaaagaggGGATTAGTAGTGAAGCGTTTATTAAGACGTGTTTCTCAAGATTTCAGTACTTGAGATTCTTGAATTTGAGTCATTCAAGGTTTGAGGTGCTGCCAACAAGTATAGGCAATTTGAAGCATTTGAAATATCTTAATTTATGGCGGTGCCATACCATCCAAAGACTCCCTAATTCCATATGTAAGCTACAAAGCTTGCAAGTTCTACTACTATATGGATGTTGGAGTCTTGAAGAGTTGCCCAAAgatataaagtacatgattaaccTTAGATGGCTTTGGATAAGTATGAAGCAAAATTATTTACCAACGGGTGGAATAGGTTGCTTGAAGTCTCTTCGATTTTTGTTCATTAGCTGGTGTGATAATCTAGAATATTTGTTTGAAGACATGCAAGGCCTAAAAAAGCTTCGAAGATTGATCATCAGTGATTGTAGAAGGTTGATATCTTTGCCACAAAGTATTAAATGCCTAACGGCATTAGAAACTCTTTGTATTAAAGGATGTGAAAACCTTGATTTGATAATGGAGGAAGGAGAAGAGAATCAATACCCAACTCAATTCAGCCTCCAaaaactagagttagaatccttGCCAAAATTAGTGGAGTTTCCACAATGGCTTATTCGAGGATCTACCAACAGTTTAAAAGTTATGAAAGTTGAACGCTGTAAAAACCTCAGAAAATTACCAGAATGCCTACAGAACATGGCATCACTTCAAGAGGTTCAAATAAGAGATTGTCCTCAGCTAAACAACGATCCCATACGAAAAGCAG
- the LOC110664882 gene encoding putative disease resistance protein RGA4 isoform X3, which yields MTHSFIDASNVIGREQARDDIIETLLQSVDGENVSIIPIVGIGGIGKTTLAKLVYNDQRIATHFELKLWVCVSDVFELDKVIIKILDSASTGQRYADMGIDQLQRTLREALNGKKYLLILDDVWSEDPRKWGELKTLIMGGADGSKIVVTTRSQRVAEIMGTVSALNLSLLSHQDCLSLFFKCAFEGQQEKQNPNLKRIGEEIVRKCKGVPLAVITLGSLLYSVTDEREWEFIRDNEIWKLEQKEDDILPALRLSYEHLPSYLKRCFAYCSIFPKDYVMDDIELVYLWMANGLVQSSNENQELEDIGLRYFKELCSRCFFQDFSEYAGNVKCKMHDLIHDLALSVTQNECSMVRTSTQQIPKSVRHISFPYPELLPNDLPESLQNLDRVRTICCESERKEGISSEAFIKTCFSRFQYLRFLNLSHSRFEVLPTSIGNLKHLKYLNLWRCHTIQRLPNSICKLQSLQVLLLYGCWSLEELPKDIKYMINLRWLWISMKQNYLPTGGIGCLKSLRFLFISWCDNLEYLFEDMQGLKKLRRLIISDCRRLISLPQSIKCLTALETLCIKGCENLDLIMEEGEENQYPTQFSLQKLELESLPKLVEFPQWLIRGSTNSLKVMKVERCKNLRKLPECLQNMASLQEVQIRDCPQLNNDPIRKADVASLSTSLS from the exons ATGACCCACTCCTTTATAGATGCTTCTAATGTCATTGGGAGGGAACAAGCTAGAGATGACATCATTGAAACGTTGTTGCAATCTGTTGATGGTGAAAATGTCTCCATTATTCCAATTGTTGGAATAGGAGGTATTGGGAAGACTACACTTGCTAAATTGGTTTATAATGATCAAAGGATAGCTACTCATTTTGAGTTGAAGTTATGGGTTTGTGTTTCCGATGTTTTTGAATTAGATAAGGTGATTATTAAAATTCTTGACTCTGCATCTACTGGTCAACGATATGCGGATATGGGTATAGACCAATTACAAAGAACCTTGCGAGAGGCTTTGAATGGAAAGAAATATTTACTCATCCTAGATGATGTGTGGAGCGAGGACCCTAGAAAATGGGGTGAACTGAAAACATTGATAATGGGAGGTGCCGATGGAAGTAAAATTGTAGTTACCACTCGTAGCCAACGTGTTGCTGAAATTATGGGCACAGTCTCTGCTCTCAATTTGAGTCTTCTTTCACACCAGGATTGTTTGTCTTTGTTTTTTAAATGTGCATTTGAAggacaacaagaaaaacaaaatccAAACTTGAAAAGAATTGGGGAAGAAATTGTGAGAAAATGCAAAGGAGTTCCTTTGGCAGTGATAACATTAGGATCTCTGCTTTACTCTGTAACTGATGAGCGCGAATGGGAATTTATAAGAGATAATGAGATATGGAAATTAGAGCAAAAGGAAGATGACATTTTGCCTGCTTTAAGATTGAGCTATGAACACTTGCCATCTTACTTGAAAAGATGCTTTGCATATTGTTCAATTTTTCCCAAGGATTATGTAATGGATGATATTGAATTGGTTTATTTATGGATGGCAAATGGACTTGTTCAATCTTCCAATGAGAATCAAGAGTTAGAAGATATTGGCTTACGCTATTTTAAAGAGCTGTGTTCTAGATGTTTCTTCCAAGATTTTTCTGAATATGCTGGTAATGTTAAATGTAAAATGCATGATCTAATACATGATCTAGCATTATCAGTCACACAAAATGAATGCTCAATGGTAAGGACCAGCACTCAACAGATTCCCAAAAGTGTTCGACATATATCTTTTCCTTATCCTGAATTACTTCCAAATGATCTTCCTGAATCATTACAAAACCTGGATCGTGTGCGAACCATTTGCTGTgaaagtgaaagaaaagaggGGATTAGTAGTGAAGCGTTTATTAAGACGTGTTTCTCAAGATTTCAGTACTTGAGATTCTTGAATTTGAGTCATTCAAGGTTTGAGGTGCTGCCAACAAGTATAGGCAATTTGAAGCATTTGAAATATCTTAATTTATGGCGGTGCCATACCATCCAAAGACTCCCTAATTCCATATGTAAGCTACAAAGCTTGCAAGTTCTACTACTATATGGATGTTGGAGTCTTGAAGAGTTGCCCAAAgatataaagtacatgattaaccTTAGATGGCTTTGGATAAGTATGAAGCAAAATTATTTACCAACGGGTGGAATAGGTTGCTTGAAGTCTCTTCGATTTTTGTTCATTAGCTGGTGTGATAATCTAGAATATTTGTTTGAAGACATGCAAGGCCTAAAAAAGCTTCGAAGATTGATCATCAGTGATTGTAGAAGGTTGATATCTTTGCCACAAAGTATTAAATGCCTAACGGCATTAGAAACTCTTTGTATTAAAGGATGTGAAAACCTTGATTTGATAATGGAGGAAGGAGAAGAGAATCAATACCCAACTCAATTCAGCCTCCAaaaactagagttagaatccttGCCAAAATTAGTGGAGTTTCCACAATGGCTTATTCGAGGATCTACCAACAGTTTAAAAGTTATGAAAGTTGAACGCTGTAAAAACCTCAGAAAATTACCAGAATGCCTACAGAACATGGCATCACTTCAAGAGGTTCAAATAAGAGATTGTCCTCAGCTAAACAACGATCCCATACGAAAAGCAG ACGTGGCAAGTCTAAGCACATCCCTgagttga
- the LOC110664882 gene encoding putative disease resistance protein RGA4 isoform X2, which yields MTHSFIDASNVIGREQARDDIIETLLQSVDGENVSIIPIVGIGGIGKTTLAKLVYNDQRIATHFELKLWVCVSDVFELDKVIIKILDSASTGQRYADMGIDQLQRTLREALNGKKYLLILDDVWSEDPRKWGELKTLIMGGADGSKIVVTTRSQRVAEIMGTVSALNLSLLSHQDCLSLFFKCAFEGQQEKQNPNLKRIGEEIVRKCKGVPLAVITLGSLLYSVTDEREWEFIRDNEIWKLEQKEDDILPALRLSYEHLPSYLKRCFAYCSIFPKDYVMDDIELVYLWMANGLVQSSNENQELEDIGLRYFKELCSRCFFQDFSEYAGNVKCKMHDLIHDLALSVTQNECSMVRTSTQQIPKSVRHISFPYPELLPNDLPESLQNLDRVRTICCESERKEGISSEAFIKTCFSRFQYLRFLNLSHSRFEVLPTSIGNLKHLKYLNLWRCHTIQRLPNSICKLQSLQVLLLYGCWSLEELPKDIKYMINLRWLWISMKQNYLPTGGIGCLKSLRFLFISWCDNLEYLFEDMQGLKKLRRLIISDCRRLISLPQSIKCLTALETLCIKGCENLDLIMEEGEENQYPTQFSLQKLELESLPKLVEFPQWLIRGSTNSLKVMKVERCKNLRKLPECLQNMASLQEVQIRDCPQLNNDPIRKAVADVASLSTSLS from the exons ATGACCCACTCCTTTATAGATGCTTCTAATGTCATTGGGAGGGAACAAGCTAGAGATGACATCATTGAAACGTTGTTGCAATCTGTTGATGGTGAAAATGTCTCCATTATTCCAATTGTTGGAATAGGAGGTATTGGGAAGACTACACTTGCTAAATTGGTTTATAATGATCAAAGGATAGCTACTCATTTTGAGTTGAAGTTATGGGTTTGTGTTTCCGATGTTTTTGAATTAGATAAGGTGATTATTAAAATTCTTGACTCTGCATCTACTGGTCAACGATATGCGGATATGGGTATAGACCAATTACAAAGAACCTTGCGAGAGGCTTTGAATGGAAAGAAATATTTACTCATCCTAGATGATGTGTGGAGCGAGGACCCTAGAAAATGGGGTGAACTGAAAACATTGATAATGGGAGGTGCCGATGGAAGTAAAATTGTAGTTACCACTCGTAGCCAACGTGTTGCTGAAATTATGGGCACAGTCTCTGCTCTCAATTTGAGTCTTCTTTCACACCAGGATTGTTTGTCTTTGTTTTTTAAATGTGCATTTGAAggacaacaagaaaaacaaaatccAAACTTGAAAAGAATTGGGGAAGAAATTGTGAGAAAATGCAAAGGAGTTCCTTTGGCAGTGATAACATTAGGATCTCTGCTTTACTCTGTAACTGATGAGCGCGAATGGGAATTTATAAGAGATAATGAGATATGGAAATTAGAGCAAAAGGAAGATGACATTTTGCCTGCTTTAAGATTGAGCTATGAACACTTGCCATCTTACTTGAAAAGATGCTTTGCATATTGTTCAATTTTTCCCAAGGATTATGTAATGGATGATATTGAATTGGTTTATTTATGGATGGCAAATGGACTTGTTCAATCTTCCAATGAGAATCAAGAGTTAGAAGATATTGGCTTACGCTATTTTAAAGAGCTGTGTTCTAGATGTTTCTTCCAAGATTTTTCTGAATATGCTGGTAATGTTAAATGTAAAATGCATGATCTAATACATGATCTAGCATTATCAGTCACACAAAATGAATGCTCAATGGTAAGGACCAGCACTCAACAGATTCCCAAAAGTGTTCGACATATATCTTTTCCTTATCCTGAATTACTTCCAAATGATCTTCCTGAATCATTACAAAACCTGGATCGTGTGCGAACCATTTGCTGTgaaagtgaaagaaaagaggGGATTAGTAGTGAAGCGTTTATTAAGACGTGTTTCTCAAGATTTCAGTACTTGAGATTCTTGAATTTGAGTCATTCAAGGTTTGAGGTGCTGCCAACAAGTATAGGCAATTTGAAGCATTTGAAATATCTTAATTTATGGCGGTGCCATACCATCCAAAGACTCCCTAATTCCATATGTAAGCTACAAAGCTTGCAAGTTCTACTACTATATGGATGTTGGAGTCTTGAAGAGTTGCCCAAAgatataaagtacatgattaaccTTAGATGGCTTTGGATAAGTATGAAGCAAAATTATTTACCAACGGGTGGAATAGGTTGCTTGAAGTCTCTTCGATTTTTGTTCATTAGCTGGTGTGATAATCTAGAATATTTGTTTGAAGACATGCAAGGCCTAAAAAAGCTTCGAAGATTGATCATCAGTGATTGTAGAAGGTTGATATCTTTGCCACAAAGTATTAAATGCCTAACGGCATTAGAAACTCTTTGTATTAAAGGATGTGAAAACCTTGATTTGATAATGGAGGAAGGAGAAGAGAATCAATACCCAACTCAATTCAGCCTCCAaaaactagagttagaatccttGCCAAAATTAGTGGAGTTTCCACAATGGCTTATTCGAGGATCTACCAACAGTTTAAAAGTTATGAAAGTTGAACGCTGTAAAAACCTCAGAAAATTACCAGAATGCCTACAGAACATGGCATCACTTCAAGAGGTTCAAATAAGAGATTGTCCTCAGCTAAACAACGATCCCATACGAAAAGCAG TGGCAGACGTGGCAAGTCTAAGCACATCCCTgagttga